The Phlebotomus papatasi isolate M1 chromosome 3, Ppap_2.1, whole genome shotgun sequence genomic sequence TCCAGTCATTTCCAGCAatattatcatcatcatcatcatcaccatGAGGAGGGTGGCAATAGAAGGAATGGATACGGAAATCATGGCTGGAATCCGCGACCACCAGTAGTACCACCCTTCCCTCAGCCACCGGCTGCTCTGCCCTTTCCCACAGAACCCATTGGCCCTGTGTGCTTTTGCGATAGGGAGGTGAAGAAGGTAACTGAGAAGCTGGCTGAGACTCAATTGCAATTACAGGGTATTCTTAATACCACGGAGAAGCTGCAGCAGGACTTTCTATCACTCAATGAGTTCCTGGGGACTATTCTCGAGAAAAGTAATTTTGGGAGGAAACTCCTTCTCACGGGAGTCTTCAGCGCCACTGATAATCCCTATGAACTAATCAAGACCATCTTGGAGGATAAACTGGATCTCAGTGATTTAAAATTAAGGGTTCTGAATGCCACCACCACGGTCCACGGTGCAATTCTCTTCGAGATGACTTCCTCATCGGACAAATTGCGAATTCTGATGCGATCTAAGCGTctggaaaaatcaaaattgcgcATTATTGACTACCAGGATGAGGATAATGAACTTGCAGGAATTTTCCAGATCAGTCAGTCTCCCAGTGTACCATCATCAACCACTTTTCCCATTACTGATGGACCAGATCCCGACATAGATGTGCGCTTCGGTGAAAATTAGTAGCACTTTGGTGTTCTGCAGAGCAAAAAATTCTTTATTGCTGTAATGTTGCATTTTATCGTGTGaattaatgtaatttaaatgTCTTCAACTTATGTACTGTCTGACTGTGGACTTTtggcaagaaaaaaatagagaggAAGATTGAGAAAAAAGGTAAAAGTGTACTATTTTATTTCACACAAAATGATACCTTCCCTAATTCCGGTAGCAGTAATAATGACATATCTTGGTCttctaatttgcaaaaaattctaaattaatgTCTTCAATCACTCACGGTATTTCATTAACTCCGGAGTGACTATTCTTTTGCAAAATCTCATGTTACGCTTATTT encodes the following:
- the LOC129806299 gene encoding uncharacterized protein LOC129806299; translation: MMLTKVAVIVLFANAVMSYRLQSPAVEVCPHALRVSVADSSGIELFAFHGNINRPIGETEAGQMSQDVNHKTFGRWIFETESESFKLGDTINYWIFVQHRGLGYRSDVMSYTVNAFSKKCEAYQSSSSEEEDVHMDGKKFGRRRNKGEHSSHFQQYYHHHHHHHEEGGNRRNGYGNHGWNPRPPVVPPFPQPPAALPFPTEPIGPVCFCDREVKKVTEKLAETQLQLQGILNTTEKLQQDFLSLNEFLGTILEKSNFGRKLLLTGVFSATDNPYELIKTILEDKLDLSDLKLRVLNATTTVHGAILFEMTSSSDKLRILMRSKRLEKSKLRIIDYQDEDNELAGIFQISQSPSVPSSTTFPITDGPDPDIDVRFGEN